In Microplitis demolitor isolate Queensland-Clemson2020A chromosome 10, iyMicDemo2.1a, whole genome shotgun sequence, the sequence ctcattcaaattttttttttttcgctgatTCTTTATCTTCGGCAAATTTTGCCGATTGCTGAtcttattttatcaactaatACTTAGTTGACTTTTagttcattataaatttaacgtgaaaatatatttttataaatttaattaccttaATTTGTTGTAATGAATGTTTGTCTATAGTTATTTCGGAAAAtatccttttatttttacaaatccTTAcattatcgaaattttttcgatgacATGAATGAAAACTGAAGTTATGTTCATTGTCGTATCCATTGCTCAACTGATGATTGAATAGACGTTGGCCACCAGctcgtaatattttatttaatttttgtggcAAAAAACTATAACATTGTTTTTCtgaattacaataatttttaagatatttttcatcattattaatCGAATATGAATAATCATTGGGAGAATTTAAAATCCAGTCAGACCATTCACcactaatattatttaaatcacatGACACTTCCATCGgaatagtcatttttttattatagttaatttgattgtcaaatttcaattgatCATCTTCAGATGACGGTATTGTTTGCTTATCCATATCAATCTCTGTACtctcagttatttttttatggaacaACGCATCAATAATTgcatttatattgtttttagGATAAgtgttattcaatttaaaattaaacaaatttgcTGTggaatttttggattttttaacaattttatatttctgcAATTGATccgaggattttttttttatgcccataataattttttgtctaaCATCATCACGCATGGTGAATGAAACCTATACGGAAAATATCGTTTAAAagattaatagtatattacacacctagggcagtagagtaagaaatgtcttagattgtatgtgtatgtaattgttggccgaagtgaagccgaggtcaacaaacgtatgatctgaggctttctcATTTACTACCCAAGGtgcgtatactatttttctcctcGACGGAGGTGGAAAGCGGCAACTTAGTTTTGCACAGCGGGGCGAAAGTTGACGGTTTTCGCCCggaggcgaaaaaaaaaatatattttaatcacCTGAGGATAATCTAAagcaaaattttcaagtatttctttaaaattttgtcgaTTTAAAAATCCACGTTCGTATACATTCTTGCCAAAATAAATCGTTGTAGTTGTTCCATTTATAGGAcgatccaaaatttttttgactttcaaCGCGCgaccaaatttaaaaatctgtagACAAAAAAACACAAGTGATGGATTTAGAAATCAAAACATTTGTAATCAAGTAACAAATcgtttctttaattaatattaggaatcatatttttttcatacttttgcATATGAGTATTGTGAATTTTCGGACTtcgtcataaaaattattaaaggtATTTGAtgcattttaaaaacaatttcattaatattagCGTCgatattatgaatttttttataatttattccaaaattttctaaatcttgataattaataccCTTACTGTTATCgattatttgaattcttttatcattatcattaatcCTGACAGCCACAGATGTTGAGAAACAGTTTAATGAAATCCTaacctaaaaatataattgcaaaaataattaatcttatgaactaaattaatatgaataaaaaattgtacataCATAATTACATACCAAATCCACAATAAAAAGCTGAGATTGTGAGTAATTACAATTAGtcatgattaaattatattaatgttaatgaCATTAGGTGTGTATATAGCTATATTGGAGTCCGTAAAAGAATGATCTTTTGTCCCACCAGTTTTGTACAATCAAGTCATCACTGCGTATGCAAGTTAGTTGTATTGCAAATCCATGAACTTCATCATAGCCAAGTAGTGGGAGAAAAAAtcctatttttgaaaataactatACACTTAGTCCAAAATAAGAATTTCAGATACATGCTGAGGTGTACAAATTTGAaacgttttaaaatattgtagttgttcgaaataatataaataacgaggacaaaaaatgttactggaaaaaaaaacccgGTTTGACTATTTTTGATTGTTGTCAGAAAGATACAGTACATCGTTGAAGTAACAATCTAGTAGATAAGTAATGAGCATTGTTACTGTAATTATACAATATAGTTctgagatatatttttttctctgtgaaaaaatttcaaatttttcttgacctgaaaaaatttattttcgggGAGAATACTTCTTCCCACTCGCTcttttagttaattttgaattctaaGATTCAGttactctctaaaaatgaattagtaaaattcactGCGAATTAGTGAATATACACTGGGAACGAGCTACAAGCATACCACTGGTTGAATTAATGGTATATTTATAGCTGAAGAAATAGTAATTATCCAGTGATTCGCAGTGAATTtcgctaattaatttttagagtAACTAATAGGTTCAAATTAGTAACCATTccgaaatttataaatgaataaaattcagtttcattaatttatcattaaataacttttgaataaaaaaaatttattatcataggATTTAATTACAATCATGTTAAAgcttattgttaaataaactttaatttattttttcaatttcccgctatgaaaattgcaaattttcaaaaataggaAAGtaattggtttcggtccgattttcgaaaatcgagttttcatcagatgtcgacgtttcaaggtcctaggaagctattctgactatttctgGATGGacgtccgagtgtatgtatgtatgtacgatTTGAACGTTCTTtgtggcaatcgaaagggctCACCAAGACTTAAAATTGGTTAGATTTTGGAGTCGATCGGTCATGTAGTTTACAAgttatgcaaaaaataaaaattgaaaaaatttttaatttcccgctaagaaaatcgatgattttcaaaaaattcaggaagttattgttttcaccccaattttcgaaaatcgtatTTTTATCAGATATCGCGCGCCCGCGCGTGCGTGTATGTCTGTGTGTAAACTCTGTAtgtccgacgatatctttggaacgaatcaaccgatttgagCTTTTTTGGTGGCAATCCGACGGGATCACCAAGTCTTAATATTGGTTAGATTTTGGAGTCGATCGGTGATGTAGTTTACAAgctatacaaaaaataaaaattgaaaaatcttttttcttttaggtTTTTTGCGTATAACTTATAAACCACTTGCCCGATTCGCCTCAAAATGTAATCAGTTTTAAGTATTGGTGAGCCCTCTCGATTGCCACCAAGAACGTTGAAATCGAGTGcttcgttccaaagatatcgtcggacaaaaattatttatttttcagtgaagGCTTGTTTTACCGGTCTAACTGATTTTTGAGcccttcgagctcaaaaatttataaattataatattttcgagttccctgagctcgaaaacagcggaaagttttggggctggcccgcaggatcaggcggttttcagatttttttatacgaaaatGTTTACacactttattaaatttttcttattttaaaataactttattttttatgaggaAAACTCGCTGACagatgacattttttatagttaaattaAACGACATAAAATCTAACGTCGGACGAATTCAagtctgtattttttatagcATATGGCGTtgagaaatttatattttctaccaaaaaaacttctttttatcacataatttttatcaaatcagCAAATAATTCAGTTGACTTAATATTACAATCAATTTCTTCtgttttaaattgatttctaTGATTATATGTTGGCTTTGATAACTGTTTAACATCACAAGGAAAAGGAGATACATAAAAATAGTTATGTTTTAATATctagaagaaaaagaaaatatacacgcatttaattaaaaaaaaaaaatgaaagaaggGTAAGTTCATAATATTACCTCTTCAGCAGTTAACCGTTTGGATGAATTGTAGATCAGAAGGGAACGTATAATATCTAAGGCTTCAGATGATGCCTCAGGAACAATTTGTTCCCATGGAATACTTGTTTGATAcggaaaagtaattttattgtaatcagGTAAGGATGTTAATTCAGGCCATGATTCTGGTGTCGGTGAACCCAACTGTTTTAGAACAATTGCTAATTGTTCAATATCTGTTTCACCCTAAaattacacgaaaaaaaaatttaacatgaatgaagaaatttgttttcttcgtaattaaattctttttttaagtCATTCGTGGAAACACAACttctttatattaaatttattgatgaatttaatGCTTTTAAATAAGATCTTATTTATGTTGaagatatattattaataataaatatatatagtcagCATTTAAACAGTGACAAAATTTTAGAGTATTGAATACaaatagattatatatttgagtaatcgattctattcaattaagtatcatttaatattgaatagaTATTTTGGTTACTTTCAATAAGAACTGCGATACCacgctgtaaaaaatcaccgggGTAAGTCCAAGCAGTGCAGGCGTTAAAAtcggcggtgttaaatttcaacaccgaaagcgATGTGAAAGATAACGCCGCCACCGGTGTAGATATTCTTTACCGATattatagtatattacacacctagggaagtaaagtaagaaatgtctcagatcacatgtaacgGAACCTAAGTTCACCTCCGCCAACCGGAAGCCGAGACCTCGcccttttgggcatactcGCGCTGCGCAAATCCCCTATCTTCCACCAtagtattataaaagcgaaacaTTGAGCAAGCTCAATATTGGCGGATGTTATAACCCTTAGGATCAGAGATCCTTTGCATGTGGGTACCGAACCAACAGCCACTACGAGTCCGACCTCAAATGGGCCCATGCACTCCTACCttctcaggaaataaagaaactcttggtcgaagtggggcttggaatgggcCCCCCATCGTACCAATTCCATGTATTGGTCGAC encodes:
- the LOC103570584 gene encoding DNA mismatch repair protein Mlh3 isoform X2 yields the protein MTNCNYSQSQLFIVDLVRISLNCFSTSVAVRINDNDKRIQIIDNSKGINYQDLENFGINYKKIHNIDANINEIVFKMHQIPLIIFMTKSENSQYSYAKIFKFGRALKVKKILDRPINGTTTTIYFGKNVYERGFLNRQNFKEILENFALDYPQVSFTMRDDVRQKIIMGIKKKSSDQLQKYKIVKKSKNSTANLFNFKLNNTYPKNNINAIIDALFHKKITESTEIDMDKQTIPSSEDDQLKFDNQINYNKKMTIPMEVSCDLNNISGEWSDWILNSPNDYSYSINNDEKYLKNYCNSEKQCYSFLPQKLNKILRAGGQRLFNHQLSNGYDNEHNFSFHSCHRKNFDNVRICKNKRIFSEITIDKHSLQQIKVLRQVNFEYIAGVVEQNNERLLILIDQHAMDERIRYENLLEDYKYQNKFISALLKHPLKIITLPKNYCNLLLNKHDDIKIFGLNIVNSNENSDNGGHNNAALMVTAVPKCFLFKKLYAEISLIELTEKLLIEIAEKMINRIGINTLPLTIHNVIASEACHGAIKFGDPLNMNQCNDLLNYWIKTDLPNRCAHGRPAIIPLLTFKYKYFNNNI
- the LOC103570584 gene encoding uncharacterized protein LOC103570584 isoform X3 translates to MTNCNYSQSQLFIVDLVCNYVRISLNCFSTSVAVRINDNDKRIQIIDNSKGINYQDLENFGINYKKIHNIDANINEIVFKMHQIPLIIFMTKSENSQYSYAKIFKFGRALKVKKILDRPINGTTTTIYFGKNVYERGFLNRQNFKEILENFALDYPQVSFTMRDDVRQKIIMGIKKKSSDQLQKYKIVKKSKNSTANLFNFKLNNTYPKNNINAIIDALFHKKITESTEIDMDKQTIPSSEDDQLKFDNQINYNKKMTIPMEVSCDLNNISGEWSDWILNSPNDYSYSINNDEKYLKNYCNSEKQCYSFLPQKLNKILRAGGQRLFNHQLSNGYDNEHNFSFHSCHRKNFDNVRICKNKRIFSEITIDKHSLQQIKVLRQVNFEYIAGVVEQNNERLLILIDQHAMDERIRYENLLEGAIKFGDPLNMNQCNDLLNYWIKTDLPNRCAHGRPAIIPLLTFKYKYFNNNI
- the LOC103570584 gene encoding DNA mismatch repair protein Mlh3 isoform X1 → MTNCNYSQSQLFIVDLVCNYVRISLNCFSTSVAVRINDNDKRIQIIDNSKGINYQDLENFGINYKKIHNIDANINEIVFKMHQIPLIIFMTKSENSQYSYAKIFKFGRALKVKKILDRPINGTTTTIYFGKNVYERGFLNRQNFKEILENFALDYPQVSFTMRDDVRQKIIMGIKKKSSDQLQKYKIVKKSKNSTANLFNFKLNNTYPKNNINAIIDALFHKKITESTEIDMDKQTIPSSEDDQLKFDNQINYNKKMTIPMEVSCDLNNISGEWSDWILNSPNDYSYSINNDEKYLKNYCNSEKQCYSFLPQKLNKILRAGGQRLFNHQLSNGYDNEHNFSFHSCHRKNFDNVRICKNKRIFSEITIDKHSLQQIKVLRQVNFEYIAGVVEQNNERLLILIDQHAMDERIRYENLLEDYKYQNKFISALLKHPLKIITLPKNYCNLLLNKHDDIKIFGLNIVNSNENSDNGGHNNAALMVTAVPKCFLFKKLYAEISLIELTEKLLIEIAEKMINRIGINTLPLTIHNVIASEACHGAIKFGDPLNMNQCNDLLNYWIKTDLPNRCAHGRPAIIPLLTFKYKYFNNNI
- the LOC103570584 gene encoding uncharacterized protein LOC103570584 isoform X4 produces the protein MTNCNYSQSQLFIVDLVCNYVRISLNCFSTSVAVRINDNDKRIQIIDNSKGINYQDLENFGINYKKIHNIDANINEIVFKMHQIPLIIFMTKSENSQYSYAKIFKFGRALKVKKILDRPINGTTTTIYFGKNVYERGFLNRQNFKEILENFALDYPQVSFTMRDDVRQKIIMGIKKKSSDQLQKYKIVKKSKNSTANLFNFKLNNTYPKNNINAIIDALFHKKITESTEIDMDKQTIPSSEDDQLKFDNQINYNKKMTIPMEVSCDLNNISGEWSDWILNSPNDYSYSINNDEKYLKNYCNSEKQCYSFLPQKLNKILRAGGQRLFNHQLSNGYDNEHNFSFHSCHRKNFDNVRICKNKRIFSEITIDKHSLQQIKVLRQVNFEYIAGVVEQNNERLLILIDQHAMDERIRYENLLEDYSYSSYISWIFNWLR